A section of the Sedimentisphaera cyanobacteriorum genome encodes:
- a CDS encoding Nif3-like dinuclear metal center hexameric protein translates to MAVNAKQFLRLINEIYPLQLAQSWDNVGHLIGDNDARLGRVLLCIDLTEAVYSEAEKGGFDTILCYHPVIWEGLKKITMQSEKPVIYKLIRNGFNVFSIHTACDAAHGGVNDKLAEAAGIEKPEILSDPAELDSDKLWKFTVFVPKDYAGSVAEAAFQAGAGKIGNYDCCSFSAEGRGTFRPLSGANPAIGSVDSFEQVFEIRLEAAVPENKRGDVLEAVLKAHPYEMPAYDFVSMETLQTKYGLGRYGTLTEPATVEQVAKRIKHITGAEVFGLIGEKKRKVEKAAVCAGSCGNIFSSAVRTGCQLYITGEMKHHEALKAQEAGLSCICLSHSVSERFILTSLAEKLTELNKDIIAEVSKEDKDPFSWTML, encoded by the coding sequence ATGGCCGTAAACGCAAAACAGTTTCTAAGATTGATAAATGAAATCTACCCGCTTCAGCTCGCACAGAGCTGGGATAATGTGGGGCATTTGATAGGCGATAATGATGCCCGGCTTGGCAGGGTTCTTCTCTGCATAGACCTGACAGAGGCCGTTTACAGCGAAGCGGAAAAAGGCGGCTTCGACACCATCCTCTGCTATCACCCAGTGATATGGGAGGGACTGAAAAAAATTACGATGCAGTCCGAGAAGCCCGTTATTTACAAGCTCATCAGAAACGGGTTCAATGTTTTCAGCATACACACCGCATGCGATGCCGCTCACGGAGGAGTGAACGACAAGCTTGCAGAGGCAGCGGGAATAGAAAAGCCGGAAATCCTGAGCGACCCGGCAGAGCTGGATTCGGACAAACTCTGGAAGTTTACGGTTTTCGTGCCGAAGGATTATGCAGGCAGCGTTGCAGAGGCAGCATTCCAAGCGGGCGCAGGGAAAATCGGCAATTACGACTGCTGCAGCTTCAGCGCGGAAGGTAGAGGCACTTTCCGCCCCCTATCAGGCGCAAACCCTGCAATTGGTAGCGTAGATTCGTTTGAACAGGTATTTGAGATTCGGCTTGAAGCGGCAGTGCCCGAAAATAAAAGAGGCGATGTACTTGAAGCAGTACTCAAAGCCCACCCTTACGAAATGCCCGCTTATGATTTCGTGTCGATGGAAACACTCCAGACAAAATACGGTCTCGGCAGATACGGAACTCTCACAGAACCGGCCACGGTGGAGCAGGTGGCAAAAAGGATTAAACATATTACCGGAGCTGAGGTGTTCGGCCTTATAGGCGAAAAGAAGAGAAAAGTTGAAAAGGCGGCTGTATGCGCAGGTTCCTGCGGGAACATATTTTCCTCTGCTGTCAGGACAGGCTGCCAGCTTTACATCACCGGCGAGATGAAACATCACGAAGCCCTCAAGGCGCAGGAAGCAGGCCTTAGCTGTATATGCCTGAGCCACAGCGTATCAGAAAGATTTATACTCACCAGCCTTGCTGAAAAATTGACTGAGCTGAACAAAGACATCATAGCTGAAGTATCCAAAGAAGATAAAGACCCGTTCAGTTGGACTATGTTATAG
- a CDS encoding PAS domain-containing hybrid sensor histidine kinase/response regulator, which yields MLFITPLFCQQYSLRLSKKIEQQAEREEALLSLAYQMQLKMRIASQYFETYCISGEESYAVEFAKIVNQMGGTKAMPFQEGFDENRRLYSNVSPQRFGLNSSQGSSLNSIIDQINNLVDFEIEFSKKIREKYTGRDPNEVDPKLASRYSILSGRDDVMAPDVYENYFQKRLRIRDNLDGVISELGDSSSKLREKNIEHLSVMSVVSQAATGLSIIGLIGLSFFMNKKIIRRILKGSESLEKNIRENNLSARLNFGESEDEIGRLSKSFNTLTARLSNNYEFLRTILSSVNEAIIVCSPDKEILRMNESAVRMTGISEQPEGSKADNIVKLTHNGQKVSLEEIIDSVIARAETRSLKKDLNMKSAQGAEYIVELVAKPLQNESGGTSNVIISIFDFTFQHQQFQKLVEAQKKFELLLKGSMLGMWEYDYNENAFYTQPGFFRMLGLEPLGEGPHSPKILKDICHPDDYENLMDSILNFSENPKSGIKARFLSGTGKWRKIYIYCEFLDYHNTGSKDLLAGFNQDITEQVEAERKIAESHTLHDVAEIASLGYYSYNFEKKTYEISGGIRKIMGMPEGQTEISLDELADAIEGSEEDVPLVAKNFEKYGPGIEPKKFLMTLDYKGVRKTLRVQPQIERDQKGEPKGLWGVVQDVTDFEKARKEAVEKSALFRDITENSMFGVFITRNNEFVYSNERFAELIGEHPDSLKGKHYSDLFAEKTCSQLQAINTSKDGTENNPLNFGIKISTKEGRSFIANIYQRSIEYNSRECVLVMLWDDTEKAQTEQQLRLNQFAMDSSNDEIYVCDETGNIIYCNEAVAHNTGYDKESLRGENISRIFNTNEKYQNRLLAQGSSRIDKFVQTRKDGSKYTSEVNITSFISPEDKQLYCIVSRDITERIEMQKSLQLMSKAINSSSNEIYIADKDSRIIYYNETVLKNTGYTQEDMESVRAWTMAQSSTMKNIEDYRELYSSLQPGQNLTKRSKQKRKDGSLISVEVDIIAFNSQDGEKLLAAIVTDVSEREAYEERLLQAKQAAESANKAKSTFIANMSHEIRTPLNAVIGFSQILALEIEKDSHKSYVESINTAGQALLSLVNDILDISKIEADKISMTSKETDVLKMLEEISMIFKYKVMQKNLSFSLDAGSIPTLMLDNKRLNQVLINLAGNAVKFTDEGSIEMGADFQYNYGDNSRGTLTIWVKDSGIGISEENQRIIFEEFEQVELSDSRSYEGTGLGLSISQKLIKQMGGEIFLESALGAGSCFTIVLPDQKAVDKPDVINDNNQKDVFLRAKGIRAMVVDDIQDNRYMLEEYLQKIGFDTLSVEGAEAGLSELYSFKPDIIISDLRMPVIDGSSFAQKIRQDETFGDIPIIALTAAMESSISYDLTSFDETLLKPVNFSELCDVLSRYFDFESSKIKAYEDEYKKVSPEYSTVIWESTIEPLKKMINSGLVINEVSLAADKIISFGEEKDEEGLTEIGRKLKMAVETFDVVQIEKLINKLEQICSAEEEEV from the coding sequence TTGTTGTTTATAACTCCGCTTTTCTGTCAGCAGTACTCACTTCGCCTTTCGAAGAAAATCGAGCAGCAGGCGGAAAGGGAGGAAGCTCTGCTTTCTTTAGCCTATCAGATGCAGCTTAAGATGCGCATTGCCTCTCAGTATTTCGAGACCTACTGCATTTCCGGCGAGGAGAGCTATGCAGTAGAGTTCGCCAAGATAGTAAACCAGATGGGGGGCACAAAAGCAATGCCCTTCCAGGAAGGCTTCGATGAAAACAGACGTCTTTATTCTAATGTTTCTCCGCAGCGTTTCGGGCTCAACAGCTCTCAGGGATCCAGCCTCAACAGCATCATAGACCAGATCAACAATCTTGTAGATTTTGAAATAGAATTCAGCAAGAAGATTCGAGAGAAATACACAGGACGCGATCCTAACGAAGTAGATCCCAAACTGGCAAGCAGATACTCGATCCTCTCAGGCAGAGACGATGTTATGGCCCCGGATGTTTACGAAAATTACTTCCAGAAAAGGCTTCGCATCAGGGATAATTTAGACGGCGTGATCTCTGAGTTGGGGGATTCATCGAGCAAACTCCGGGAGAAAAACATTGAACATCTTTCGGTGATGTCGGTTGTCAGTCAGGCGGCGACAGGCCTTTCTATAATCGGTCTTATCGGGCTCTCATTTTTTATGAACAAGAAGATAATAAGAAGAATCCTGAAAGGCTCTGAATCGCTTGAGAAGAACATCCGCGAGAACAATCTCTCTGCAAGGCTTAACTTCGGCGAGAGCGAAGATGAGATCGGCAGGCTCTCAAAATCTTTCAACACCTTAACGGCAAGGCTTTCTAATAATTATGAATTTCTAAGGACGATACTGAGCTCTGTTAATGAGGCTATTATCGTCTGTTCTCCGGATAAAGAGATTCTCAGAATGAATGAGTCTGCTGTTCGTATGACGGGCATAAGCGAGCAGCCGGAAGGAAGCAAGGCTGATAATATTGTCAAGCTCACTCATAACGGGCAGAAAGTTAGTCTGGAAGAGATTATAGACAGCGTAATCGCCCGGGCGGAAACCCGAAGCCTCAAAAAAGATCTCAATATGAAGTCTGCTCAGGGAGCTGAATATATAGTTGAGCTGGTGGCTAAACCTCTGCAGAATGAGAGCGGGGGAACATCAAACGTTATCATATCAATATTCGATTTCACTTTCCAGCATCAGCAGTTCCAGAAGCTTGTGGAGGCACAGAAGAAATTTGAGCTTCTGCTCAAGGGGTCTATGCTGGGGATGTGGGAGTATGACTACAACGAAAATGCCTTTTATACCCAGCCGGGTTTCTTCAGGATGCTCGGGTTAGAACCGCTCGGGGAAGGGCCTCATTCACCTAAAATCTTAAAAGATATATGTCATCCGGACGACTATGAAAACCTGATGGATTCAATTCTAAATTTCAGCGAAAATCCAAAAAGCGGGATTAAAGCGAGATTTCTGAGCGGCACAGGGAAATGGCGGAAAATTTATATCTACTGCGAATTTCTCGATTATCACAATACAGGCTCGAAAGATCTGCTTGCCGGCTTCAATCAGGATATTACAGAACAAGTGGAAGCTGAGCGGAAAATTGCCGAAAGCCATACCCTCCATGACGTGGCGGAAATTGCCAGCCTCGGATACTACAGCTACAACTTTGAAAAGAAGACATACGAAATTTCCGGCGGTATCAGAAAGATAATGGGGATGCCGGAAGGACAAACAGAAATTTCCCTAGATGAGCTCGCTGATGCGATAGAGGGCAGCGAAGAAGACGTTCCTCTGGTAGCCAAAAACTTTGAAAAATACGGACCTGGAATTGAGCCCAAAAAATTCCTTATGACGCTCGATTACAAAGGCGTAAGAAAAACGCTCAGGGTGCAGCCTCAAATCGAAAGAGACCAAAAGGGAGAGCCGAAAGGCCTTTGGGGCGTTGTTCAGGATGTAACCGACTTCGAAAAGGCACGCAAAGAGGCAGTGGAGAAATCCGCCCTATTCCGAGATATAACTGAAAACTCTATGTTCGGCGTATTTATAACCAGAAACAATGAATTTGTTTATTCAAATGAGCGTTTTGCAGAGCTCATAGGAGAACATCCGGATAGCTTAAAAGGCAAACATTACAGTGATTTATTTGCTGAAAAAACCTGCTCGCAACTTCAAGCGATAAACACCAGCAAAGACGGTACAGAGAACAATCCGCTTAATTTCGGGATTAAAATAAGCACAAAAGAAGGCAGGAGCTTCATTGCAAACATCTACCAGCGAAGCATTGAATACAACTCCCGCGAGTGCGTGCTGGTAATGCTCTGGGACGACACAGAAAAGGCTCAAACAGAACAGCAGCTTCGGCTCAATCAGTTTGCTATGGATTCGAGCAACGATGAGATCTACGTATGCGATGAAACCGGAAATATCATCTACTGCAATGAAGCAGTTGCCCATAATACCGGCTACGACAAGGAATCTCTGAGGGGCGAGAATATCTCGAGAATCTTCAACACAAACGAGAAATATCAAAACCGCCTGCTTGCCCAAGGAAGCAGCCGAATAGATAAGTTTGTTCAAACACGTAAAGACGGAAGTAAATACACCTCAGAGGTTAATATAACCAGCTTTATTTCGCCTGAAGATAAACAGCTATACTGCATTGTTTCCAGAGATATAACCGAACGAATCGAGATGCAGAAGAGCCTGCAGCTTATGAGCAAGGCTATAAACTCCTCAAGCAACGAGATCTATATCGCCGACAAAGACTCACGCATTATATACTACAATGAAACTGTGCTGAAAAACACAGGCTACACTCAGGAGGATATGGAATCTGTTCGTGCTTGGACAATGGCTCAGTCCAGCACGATGAAAAACATCGAGGACTACCGCGAGCTTTACAGCAGTCTCCAGCCTGGGCAGAACCTCACAAAAAGAAGCAAACAGAAAAGGAAAGACGGCAGCCTCATCAGCGTAGAGGTTGATATAATAGCCTTCAATTCACAAGACGGAGAAAAACTCCTTGCAGCAATCGTTACAGACGTAAGCGAGAGAGAGGCCTACGAGGAAAGACTCCTCCAAGCTAAACAGGCAGCTGAATCTGCAAATAAGGCTAAAAGTACATTTATAGCAAATATGAGCCACGAGATCCGCACCCCTCTTAATGCTGTTATAGGTTTCAGCCAGATACTTGCTCTCGAGATAGAAAAAGACAGCCATAAGAGCTATGTGGAATCAATTAATACCGCCGGACAGGCACTGCTTTCTCTTGTAAACGACATACTCGATATCTCCAAAATCGAAGCAGATAAGATTAGTATGACATCTAAAGAGACAGATGTTCTCAAAATGCTTGAAGAGATCAGTATGATATTTAAGTACAAGGTAATGCAGAAGAATCTGAGCTTTTCTTTGGATGCAGGCAGCATACCAACCCTTATGCTGGATAACAAACGCCTAAATCAGGTACTGATAAACCTTGCGGGCAATGCTGTGAAATTCACCGACGAGGGCAGTATTGAGATGGGCGCAGATTTTCAGTATAACTATGGTGATAACAGCCGAGGCACCCTAACAATATGGGTTAAAGACAGCGGAATAGGAATCTCAGAGGAGAATCAGAGAATAATTTTTGAGGAATTCGAGCAGGTTGAGCTTTCCGATTCAAGGAGCTACGAAGGTACAGGGCTCGGACTGAGCATATCTCAGAAACTCATAAAACAGATGGGCGGGGAAATATTCCTTGAAAGTGCGCTCGGTGCAGGCAGCTGTTTTACAATAGTTCTTCCTGACCAGAAGGCAGTAGATAAGCCCGATGTAATAAACGACAATAATCAAAAGGACGTATTCCTTAGGGCAAAAGGTATAAGGGCAATGGTGGTGGACGACATTCAGGACAACCGCTATATGCTCGAGGAGTACCTACAGAAGATTGGCTTCGATACACTCTCAGTTGAAGGTGCAGAAGCAGGGCTCAGCGAGCTTTACAGCTTCAAACCGGATATAATCATATCAGACTTGCGAATGCCTGTAATAGACGGCAGCAGCTTTGCCCAGAAGATCAGGCAGGATGAAACCTTTGGCGATATACCGATAATCGCCCTCACTGCGGCTATGGAAAGCAGCATCTCCTACGACTTGACAAGTTTCGATGAAACCCTGCTTAAGCCGGTAAACTTCAGCGAGCTATGCGATGTTTTGAGCAGATATTTTGATTTTGAAAGCTCAAAGATAAAGGCTTATGAGGATGAGTATAAAAAGGTTTCGCCGGAATATTCAACTGTTATCTGGGAAAGTACAATAGAACCCCTGAAAAAAATGATAAACTCAGGACTTGTGATAAACGAGGTCTCGCTTGCAGCTGATAAGATAATTTCCTTCGGCGAGGAAAAAGATGAAGAAGGCCTTACAGAGATAGGCAGAAAACTGAAAATGGCAGTGGAAACTTTTGATGTTGTTCAAATTGAAAAGCTCATAAACAAGCTTGAACAGATTTGCTCCGCTGAAGAGGAAGAGGTTTAG
- a CDS encoding dockerin type I domain-containing protein, protein MENKELNKKGHKMKTKALFMNVTAFSLLCIMLPCATQAASPEWENPQGYDYSMCIYAQVFDQQGNQIAFAPDSAISAWTSEGTISGCSAEPVDSPAGTIFAFQAFYDLSIAEDFSLKVYDRELDEVFETEYIFDFETGSTLGDVVNPVVVVAKANYLPCDFNEDGFVDLLDLALLQSEWLSDTSLESDLNSDGKVDIKDFQLFYKEFEN, encoded by the coding sequence ATGGAAAACAAGGAACTCAATAAAAAGGGGCACAAGATGAAAACTAAGGCGTTATTTATGAATGTTACAGCATTTTCCCTTCTCTGTATAATGCTGCCCTGTGCAACACAAGCCGCATCTCCGGAATGGGAAAATCCGCAGGGATATGATTACTCAATGTGCATCTACGCACAGGTTTTCGATCAGCAGGGCAATCAAATTGCCTTTGCACCTGATTCGGCAATTTCCGCATGGACATCCGAGGGCACAATTTCAGGCTGCTCTGCCGAGCCTGTGGATTCGCCCGCGGGAACTATTTTCGCTTTTCAGGCTTTTTATGACCTTTCAATCGCAGAGGATTTTTCACTGAAGGTTTATGACAGGGAGCTTGATGAGGTGTTTGAAACGGAATACATTTTCGATTTTGAGACCGGCTCCACTCTCGGGGACGTAGTAAACCCTGTTGTGGTTGTTGCGAAAGCAAACTATCTCCCCTGCGATTTCAATGAAGACGGTTTTGTAGATTTGCTGGATCTTGCTTTATTGCAGTCTGAATGGCTTTCTGATACCAGCCTTGAAAGCGACTTGAATTCTGACGGCAAGGTTGATATTAAAGATTTTCAGCTTTTCTATAAAGAATTTGAAAATTAA
- a CDS encoding glycine betaine ABC transporter substrate-binding protein yields MMKKIISVMAFSFLAAAVIGITGCKKQAPEQNDGDRQAQQQEESQGTKEIKLSYGNWAEGVAFAHLMEVMLTDMGYDVQMTLADLGPLFASVAEGNQDIMVESWMPATHGHYWEQYSKDFDELVTWFDTAKIGLVVPDYVKIDSVADLNQIKDGLDGQITGIDAGAGIMKKTKQAIEDYSLDLELLTSSGPAMTASLKSAIDKKEPIVVTGWAPHWKFSRYDLKFLEDPKGVYGSTERVVAICRKGFKSDFPEVAEFFSKIKFNTAQIGSLMDVMANADDKEKAAKDWMKDNPALIATWTTVQ; encoded by the coding sequence ATGATGAAAAAAATAATTAGTGTTATGGCGTTTTCGTTTTTGGCGGCTGCTGTAATAGGTATTACAGGCTGCAAAAAACAGGCTCCCGAGCAGAATGACGGCGACCGGCAGGCGCAGCAGCAGGAAGAATCTCAGGGCACAAAGGAGATTAAGCTCAGCTACGGCAACTGGGCTGAAGGCGTTGCTTTTGCACATCTTATGGAGGTAATGCTTACGGATATGGGATATGATGTCCAGATGACCCTTGCAGACCTCGGGCCGCTTTTTGCGTCTGTGGCAGAAGGGAATCAGGATATTATGGTTGAAAGCTGGATGCCCGCCACTCACGGCCATTACTGGGAGCAGTACAGCAAGGATTTCGATGAGCTGGTAACGTGGTTCGACACTGCGAAAATCGGGCTCGTTGTTCCGGATTACGTGAAAATTGACAGCGTTGCAGATTTGAACCAGATCAAAGACGGCTTGGACGGCCAGATAACCGGCATCGATGCAGGCGCCGGGATTATGAAAAAAACAAAGCAGGCGATTGAGGATTACAGCCTCGATCTCGAACTGCTCACTTCAAGCGGCCCTGCAATGACCGCATCATTAAAATCAGCTATCGACAAGAAAGAGCCAATCGTTGTTACTGGCTGGGCTCCGCACTGGAAATTCTCAAGGTACGATCTCAAATTCCTCGAAGACCCGAAAGGCGTTTACGGGAGTACTGAGAGAGTTGTGGCGATATGCAGAAAGGGATTCAAGAGCGATTTCCCGGAAGTGGCTGAGTTTTTCTCGAAAATTAAGTTCAACACCGCTCAGATCGGCTCGCTTATGGATGTTATGGCAAACGCAGACGATAAGGAAAAGGCCGCAAAGGATTGGATGAAAGATAATCCAGCACTTATTGCCACTTGGACAACGGTTCAGTAA
- a CDS encoding porin yields MKTLKTPLAAALMVAFLAAGVFAASEQDIDSAFSGIKFGETDDANASFDKQVLPITAGPLKIGGFVRANYAYKSWAKDYEHGGELALDTIGVNVNLQGTDPIIGSFQYRYYRTHHADPGHFYHFLHHGWLGYKFDDTKQIQVGVHQVPFGILPYASHNWFFQLPYYVGLEDDYDLGVKWVQDMGNTNLQLAYYYGDEGSYYGDSRDSSRYSYDVVENDTPQGANTERNQVNMRLAQTLDHGDGDKTELGLSLQYSQLHNNETGGDGDHYAIGTHLDGYYGKWNAKLEAIRYGYDAENPAGVSDDYVVMGAYDFPYQVAADGTMLVAGISRDLDVNFGPIKTVTVYNDYSVLLKDKSDYNDSHQNVLGMSFSVGRFFTMVDLAMGKNQPWLDSSWTDGLSAAADDKGWHTRFNVNIGYYF; encoded by the coding sequence ATGAAGACCCTAAAGACTCCTTTAGCGGCCGCACTGATGGTTGCGTTTCTGGCTGCGGGCGTATTTGCTGCAAGCGAGCAGGATATTGATTCTGCTTTCAGCGGCATCAAATTCGGGGAGACAGACGATGCCAACGCCTCGTTTGATAAGCAGGTGCTCCCTATCACTGCAGGCCCTCTCAAGATTGGCGGATTCGTAAGAGCGAATTACGCTTACAAGAGCTGGGCAAAGGATTACGAGCACGGCGGAGAGCTCGCACTGGACACAATCGGCGTTAATGTAAACTTGCAGGGAACTGACCCGATTATCGGTTCATTCCAGTACAGGTATTACAGAACACATCACGCTGACCCAGGACACTTCTATCACTTCCTCCATCACGGATGGCTGGGGTATAAGTTTGATGACACCAAACAGATCCAGGTGGGTGTACATCAGGTACCCTTCGGTATCCTGCCTTACGCATCTCACAACTGGTTCTTCCAGCTTCCATACTACGTAGGTCTGGAAGACGACTACGACCTCGGTGTTAAGTGGGTTCAGGATATGGGCAATACCAATCTGCAGCTTGCCTACTACTACGGCGACGAAGGAAGCTACTACGGCGACAGCCGCGACTCATCAAGGTATTCTTATGATGTAGTTGAAAACGATACGCCTCAGGGCGCTAATACTGAACGCAATCAGGTTAATATGAGACTTGCTCAGACACTTGACCACGGCGATGGCGACAAGACCGAGCTCGGACTCTCTCTTCAGTATTCTCAGCTGCATAACAATGAAACCGGCGGCGACGGCGACCACTACGCAATCGGTACTCACCTCGACGGCTACTACGGCAAGTGGAACGCCAAGCTTGAAGCTATAAGGTACGGCTACGATGCAGAAAACCCTGCAGGCGTAAGCGATGATTACGTAGTAATGGGTGCATACGACTTCCCGTATCAGGTAGCAGCAGACGGCACAATGCTTGTAGCTGGTATCAGCAGAGATCTCGACGTTAATTTCGGCCCGATCAAAACTGTTACCGTTTACAACGACTACTCAGTACTGCTCAAAGACAAATCAGACTACAACGATTCACACCAGAACGTTCTCGGTATGTCTTTCAGCGTTGGAAGGTTCTTCACTATGGTTGACCTTGCAATGGGTAAGAATCAGCCATGGCTCGACAGCAGCTGGACAGACGGTCTTTCTGCTGCCGCAGACGACAAGGGCTGGCACACAAGGTTCAATGTAAACATTGGGTACTACTTCTAA